A single window of Prionailurus viverrinus isolate Anna chromosome F1, UM_Priviv_1.0, whole genome shotgun sequence DNA harbors:
- the CLK2 gene encoding dual specificity protein kinase CLK2 isoform X5: MPHPRRYHSSERGSRGSYHEHYRSRKHKRRRSRSWSSSSDRTRRRRREDSYHVRSRSSYDDRSSDRRVYDRRYCGSYRRNDYSRDRGEACYDPDYRHSYEYRREDSSYRSQRSSRRKHRRRRRRSRTFSRSSSQHSSRRAKSVEDDAEGHLIYHVGDWLQERYEIVSTLGEGTFGRVVQCVDHRRGGARVALKIIKNVEKYKEAARLEINVLEKINEKDPDNKNLCVQMFDWFDYHGHMCISFELLGLSTFDFLKDNNYLPYPIHQVRHMAFQLCQAVKFLHDNKLTHTDLKPENILFVNSDYELTYNLEKKRDERSVKSTAVRVVDFGSATFDHEHHSTIVSTRHYRAPEVILELGWSQPCDVWSIGCIIFEYYVGFTLFQTHDNREHLAMMERILGPIPSRMIRKTRKQKYFYRGRLDWDENTSAGRYVRENCKPLRVRQKRINHL; the protein is encoded by the exons atGCCTCATCCCCGAAGGTACCATTCCTCAGAGCGAGGCAGCCGGGGGAGTTACCACGAACACTATCGGAGCCGGAAGCATAAGAGACGAAGAAGCCGCTCCTGGTCAAGTAGCAGTGACCGGACCCGGCGGCGCCGGCGGGAAGACAGCTACCACGTCCGTTCCCGGAG CAGCTACGATGACCGTTCATCGGACCGGCGGGTGTACGACCGGCGATACTGTGGCAGCTATAGGCGCAACGATTACAGCCGGGACCGGGGAGAAGCGTGCTACGACCCGGACTACCGGCACTCCTATGAGTACCGTCGGGAGGACAGCAGTTACCGCAGCCAGCGCAGCAGCCGGAGGAAGCACaggcggcggaggcggcgcagCCGGACGTTCAGCCGCTCGTCTTCG CAGCACAGCAGCCGGAGAGCCAAGAGTGTAGAGGACGACGCTGAGGGCCACCTCATCTACCACGTCGGGGACTGGCTACAAGAGCGAT ATGAAATTGTCAGCACGTTGGGAGAGGGGACCTTCGGCCGGGTTGTCCAGTGTGTCGACCATCGCAG GGGTGGGGCTCGAGTCGCCCTGAAGATCATTAAGAACGTGGAAAAGTATAAGGAAGCAGCTCGACTTGAAATCAACGTCCTGGAGAAGATCAACGAGAAGGACCCTGACAATAAGAA CCTCTGTGTCCAGATGTTTGACTGGTTTGACTACCATGGCCACATGTGTATCTCCTTTGAGCTCCTGGGCCTTAGCACCTTCGATTTCCTCAAAGACAACAACTACCTGCCCTACCCCATCCACCAAGTGCGCCACATGGCCTTCCAGCTGTGCCAGGCCGTCAAGT TCCTCCATGATAACAAGCTGACACATACGGACCTCAAGCCTGAAAATATTCTGTTTGTGAATTCAGACTATGAACTCACCTACAACCTAGAGAAG AAACGAGATGAACGCAGCGTGAAGAGCACAGCTGTGCGGGTGGTGGACTTTGGTAGTGCCACCTTTGACCATGAACACCACAGTACCATCGTCTCCACTCGCCATTACCGAGCACCAGAGGTCATCCTCG AGTTGGGCTGGTCACAGCCTTGTGATGTGTGGAGCATAGGCTGCATCATCTTCGAGTACTATGTTGGCTTCACCCTGTTCCAG ACGCACGACAACAGAGAGCATCTAGCCATGATGGAAAGGATCTTGGGTCCTATCCCTTCCCGGATGATCCGGAAGACGAG GAAGCAGAAATACTTCTATCGGGGCCGCCTGGATTGGGATGAGAACACATCAGCAGGGCGCTACGTGCGAGAAAACTGCAAACCACTGCGG GTCAGACAGAAAAGAATAAACCACCTTTGA
- the CLK2 gene encoding dual specificity protein kinase CLK2 isoform X1, whose protein sequence is MPHPRRYHSSERGSRGSYHEHYRSRKHKRRRSRSWSSSSDRTRRRRREDSYHVRSRSSYDDRSSDRRVYDRRYCGSYRRNDYSRDRGEACYDPDYRHSYEYRREDSSYRSQRSSRRKHRRRRRRSRTFSRSSSQHSSRRAKSVEDDAEGHLIYHVGDWLQERYEIVSTLGEGTFGRVVQCVDHRRGGARVALKIIKNVEKYKEAARLEINVLEKINEKDPDNKNLCVQMFDWFDYHGHMCISFELLGLSTFDFLKDNNYLPYPIHQVRHMAFQLCQAVKFLHDNKLTHTDLKPENILFVNSDYELTYNLEKKRDERSVKSTAVRVVDFGSATFDHEHHSTIVSTRHYRAPEVILELGWSQPCDVWSIGCIIFEYYVGFTLFQTHDNREHLAMMERILGPIPSRMIRKTRKQKYFYRGRLDWDENTSAGRYVRENCKPLRRYLTSEAEEHHQLFDLIESMLEYEPAKRLTLGEALQHPFFARLRAEPPNTKLWDSSRDISR, encoded by the exons atGCCTCATCCCCGAAGGTACCATTCCTCAGAGCGAGGCAGCCGGGGGAGTTACCACGAACACTATCGGAGCCGGAAGCATAAGAGACGAAGAAGCCGCTCCTGGTCAAGTAGCAGTGACCGGACCCGGCGGCGCCGGCGGGAAGACAGCTACCACGTCCGTTCCCGGAG CAGCTACGATGACCGTTCATCGGACCGGCGGGTGTACGACCGGCGATACTGTGGCAGCTATAGGCGCAACGATTACAGCCGGGACCGGGGAGAAGCGTGCTACGACCCGGACTACCGGCACTCCTATGAGTACCGTCGGGAGGACAGCAGTTACCGCAGCCAGCGCAGCAGCCGGAGGAAGCACaggcggcggaggcggcgcagCCGGACGTTCAGCCGCTCGTCTTCG CAGCACAGCAGCCGGAGAGCCAAGAGTGTAGAGGACGACGCTGAGGGCCACCTCATCTACCACGTCGGGGACTGGCTACAAGAGCGAT ATGAAATTGTCAGCACGTTGGGAGAGGGGACCTTCGGCCGGGTTGTCCAGTGTGTCGACCATCGCAG GGGTGGGGCTCGAGTCGCCCTGAAGATCATTAAGAACGTGGAAAAGTATAAGGAAGCAGCTCGACTTGAAATCAACGTCCTGGAGAAGATCAACGAGAAGGACCCTGACAATAAGAA CCTCTGTGTCCAGATGTTTGACTGGTTTGACTACCATGGCCACATGTGTATCTCCTTTGAGCTCCTGGGCCTTAGCACCTTCGATTTCCTCAAAGACAACAACTACCTGCCCTACCCCATCCACCAAGTGCGCCACATGGCCTTCCAGCTGTGCCAGGCCGTCAAGT TCCTCCATGATAACAAGCTGACACATACGGACCTCAAGCCTGAAAATATTCTGTTTGTGAATTCAGACTATGAACTCACCTACAACCTAGAGAAG AAACGAGATGAACGCAGCGTGAAGAGCACAGCTGTGCGGGTGGTGGACTTTGGTAGTGCCACCTTTGACCATGAACACCACAGTACCATCGTCTCCACTCGCCATTACCGAGCACCAGAGGTCATCCTCG AGTTGGGCTGGTCACAGCCTTGTGATGTGTGGAGCATAGGCTGCATCATCTTCGAGTACTATGTTGGCTTCACCCTGTTCCAG ACGCACGACAACAGAGAGCATCTAGCCATGATGGAAAGGATCTTGGGTCCTATCCCTTCCCGGATGATCCGGAAGACGAG GAAGCAGAAATACTTCTATCGGGGCCGCCTGGATTGGGATGAGAACACATCAGCAGGGCGCTACGTGCGAGAAAACTGCAAACCACTGCGG CGGTATCTGACCTCCGAGGCAGAGGAACACCACCAGCTCTTCGATCTGATTGAAAGCATGCTAGAGTATGAACCTGCTAAGCGGCTGACCTTGGGTGAAGCccttcagcatcctttcttcgcCCGCCttcgggctgagccacccaacacCAAGTTGTGGGACTCCAGTCGGGATATCAGTCGGTGA
- the CLK2 gene encoding dual specificity protein kinase CLK2 isoform X6, producing the protein MFDWFDYHGHMCISFELLGLSTFDFLKDNNYLPYPIHQVRHMAFQLCQAVKFLHDNKLTHTDLKPENILFVNSDYELTYNLEKKRDERSVKSTAVRVVDFGSATFDHEHHSTIVSTRHYRAPEVILELGWSQPCDVWSIGCIIFEYYVGFTLFQTHDNREHLAMMERILGPIPSRMIRKTRKQKYFYRGRLDWDENTSAGRYVRENCKPLRRYLTSEAEEHHQLFDLIESMLEYEPAKRLTLGEALQHPFFARLRAEPPNTKLWDSSRDISR; encoded by the exons ATGTTTGACTGGTTTGACTACCATGGCCACATGTGTATCTCCTTTGAGCTCCTGGGCCTTAGCACCTTCGATTTCCTCAAAGACAACAACTACCTGCCCTACCCCATCCACCAAGTGCGCCACATGGCCTTCCAGCTGTGCCAGGCCGTCAAGT TCCTCCATGATAACAAGCTGACACATACGGACCTCAAGCCTGAAAATATTCTGTTTGTGAATTCAGACTATGAACTCACCTACAACCTAGAGAAG AAACGAGATGAACGCAGCGTGAAGAGCACAGCTGTGCGGGTGGTGGACTTTGGTAGTGCCACCTTTGACCATGAACACCACAGTACCATCGTCTCCACTCGCCATTACCGAGCACCAGAGGTCATCCTCG AGTTGGGCTGGTCACAGCCTTGTGATGTGTGGAGCATAGGCTGCATCATCTTCGAGTACTATGTTGGCTTCACCCTGTTCCAG ACGCACGACAACAGAGAGCATCTAGCCATGATGGAAAGGATCTTGGGTCCTATCCCTTCCCGGATGATCCGGAAGACGAG GAAGCAGAAATACTTCTATCGGGGCCGCCTGGATTGGGATGAGAACACATCAGCAGGGCGCTACGTGCGAGAAAACTGCAAACCACTGCGG CGGTATCTGACCTCCGAGGCAGAGGAACACCACCAGCTCTTCGATCTGATTGAAAGCATGCTAGAGTATGAACCTGCTAAGCGGCTGACCTTGGGTGAAGCccttcagcatcctttcttcgcCCGCCttcgggctgagccacccaacacCAAGTTGTGGGACTCCAGTCGGGATATCAGTCGGTGA
- the SCAMP3 gene encoding secretory carrier-associated membrane protein 3 isoform X1, whose product MAQSRDGGNPFAGPGELDNPFQDPAVIQHRPSPQYATLDVYNPFETREPPPAYEPPAAAPLPPASAPSLQSSRKLSPTEPKNYGSYGTQASAAAATAELLKKQEELNRKAEELDRRERELQHAALGGAAARQNNWPPLPSFCPVQPCFFQDISMEIPQEFQKTVSTMYYLWMCSTLALLLNFLACLASFCVETSNGSGFGLSILWALLFTPCSFVCWYRPMYKAFRSDSSFNFFVFFFIFFVQDVLFVLQAIGIPGWGFSGWISALVVLKANPAVAVLMLLVALFFTGIAVLGIVMLKRIHSLYRRTGASFQKAQQEFAAGVFSNPAVRTAAANAAAGAAENAFRAP is encoded by the exons ATGGCTCAGAGCAGAGACGGCGGAAACCCCTTCGCCGGCCCCGGCGAGCTTGACAACCCCTTTCAG GACCCAGCGGTGATCCAGCACCGACCCAGCCCGCAGTATGCCACCCTTGACGTCTACAACCCTTTTGAGACCCGGGAG CCCCCACCAGCGTATGAGCCTCCGGCCGCGGCCCCGTTGCCTCCCGCCTCGGCTCCCTCGTTGCAGTCCTCCAGAAAGCTCAGCCCTACAGAACCCAAAAACTATGGTTCCTACGGCACCCAG GCCTCAGCTGCAGCAGCCACAGCCGAGCTGCTAAAGAAGCAGGAGGAGCTGAACCGGAAGGCCGAGGAGTTGGATCGGAGGGAGCGGGAGTTGCAGCACGCCGCCCTGGGGGGCGCAGCCG CTCGACAGAACAACTGGCCCCCTCTACCTTCTTTTTGCCCAGTCCAGCCCTGCTTTTTCCAGGACATCTCCATGGAGATCCCCCAAGAATTTCAGAAGACCGTATCCACCATGTACTACCTCTGGATGT GCAGCACGCTGGCTcttcttctgaattttcttgCCTGCCTGGCCAGCTTCTGCGTGGAGACCAGCAATGGCTCGGGCTTCGGGCTCTCTATCCTCTGGGCCCTCCTTTTCACACCCTGCTCCTTTGTGTGCTGGTACCGGCCCATGTATAAGGCCTTCCG GAGCGACAGTTCATTCAATTTCTtcgttttcttcttcattttcttcgtCCAGGATGTGCTCTTTGTCCTGCAGGCCATTGGCATCCCAGGTTGGGGGTTCAG TGGCTGGATCTCCGCGCTGGTGGTGCTGAAGGCCAACCCGGCGGTGGCCGTGCTCATGCTGCTGGTCGCCCTGTTCTTCACTGGCATCGCTGTACTGGGGATTGTGATGCTGAAGCGG ATCCACTCCTTGTACCGGCGCACAGGTGCCAGCTTTCAGAAGGCCCAGCAAGAGTTTGCCGCTGGGGTCTTCTCCAACCCTGCGGTGCGAACCGCAGCTGCCAACGCAGCCGCCGGGGCTGCCGAAAATGCCTTCCGAGCCCCCTGA
- the CLK2 gene encoding dual specificity protein kinase CLK2 isoform X3, with translation MPHPRRYHSSERGSRGSYHEHYRSRKHKRRRSRSWSSSSDRTRRRRREDSYHVRSRSYDDRSSDRRVYDRRYCGSYRRNDYSRDRGEACYDPDYRHSYEYRREDSSYRSQRSSRRKHRRRRRRSRTFSRSSSQHSSRRAKSVEDDAEGHLIYHVGDWLQERYEIVSTLGEGTFGRVVQCVDHRRGGARVALKIIKNVEKYKEAARLEINVLEKINEKDPDNKNLCVQMFDWFDYHGHMCISFELLGLSTFDFLKDNNYLPYPIHQVRHMAFQLCQAVKFLHDNKLTHTDLKPENILFVNSDYELTYNLEKKRDERSVKSTAVRVVDFGSATFDHEHHSTIVSTRHYRAPEVILELGWSQPCDVWSIGCIIFEYYVGFTLFQTHDNREHLAMMERILGPIPSRMIRKTRKQKYFYRGRLDWDENTSAGRYVRENCKPLRRYLTSEAEEHHQLFDLIESMLEYEPAKRLTLGEALQHPFFARLRAEPPNTKLWDSSRDISR, from the exons atGCCTCATCCCCGAAGGTACCATTCCTCAGAGCGAGGCAGCCGGGGGAGTTACCACGAACACTATCGGAGCCGGAAGCATAAGAGACGAAGAAGCCGCTCCTGGTCAAGTAGCAGTGACCGGACCCGGCGGCGCCGGCGGGAAGACAGCTACCACGTCCGTTCCCGGAG CTACGATGACCGTTCATCGGACCGGCGGGTGTACGACCGGCGATACTGTGGCAGCTATAGGCGCAACGATTACAGCCGGGACCGGGGAGAAGCGTGCTACGACCCGGACTACCGGCACTCCTATGAGTACCGTCGGGAGGACAGCAGTTACCGCAGCCAGCGCAGCAGCCGGAGGAAGCACaggcggcggaggcggcgcagCCGGACGTTCAGCCGCTCGTCTTCG CAGCACAGCAGCCGGAGAGCCAAGAGTGTAGAGGACGACGCTGAGGGCCACCTCATCTACCACGTCGGGGACTGGCTACAAGAGCGAT ATGAAATTGTCAGCACGTTGGGAGAGGGGACCTTCGGCCGGGTTGTCCAGTGTGTCGACCATCGCAG GGGTGGGGCTCGAGTCGCCCTGAAGATCATTAAGAACGTGGAAAAGTATAAGGAAGCAGCTCGACTTGAAATCAACGTCCTGGAGAAGATCAACGAGAAGGACCCTGACAATAAGAA CCTCTGTGTCCAGATGTTTGACTGGTTTGACTACCATGGCCACATGTGTATCTCCTTTGAGCTCCTGGGCCTTAGCACCTTCGATTTCCTCAAAGACAACAACTACCTGCCCTACCCCATCCACCAAGTGCGCCACATGGCCTTCCAGCTGTGCCAGGCCGTCAAGT TCCTCCATGATAACAAGCTGACACATACGGACCTCAAGCCTGAAAATATTCTGTTTGTGAATTCAGACTATGAACTCACCTACAACCTAGAGAAG AAACGAGATGAACGCAGCGTGAAGAGCACAGCTGTGCGGGTGGTGGACTTTGGTAGTGCCACCTTTGACCATGAACACCACAGTACCATCGTCTCCACTCGCCATTACCGAGCACCAGAGGTCATCCTCG AGTTGGGCTGGTCACAGCCTTGTGATGTGTGGAGCATAGGCTGCATCATCTTCGAGTACTATGTTGGCTTCACCCTGTTCCAG ACGCACGACAACAGAGAGCATCTAGCCATGATGGAAAGGATCTTGGGTCCTATCCCTTCCCGGATGATCCGGAAGACGAG GAAGCAGAAATACTTCTATCGGGGCCGCCTGGATTGGGATGAGAACACATCAGCAGGGCGCTACGTGCGAGAAAACTGCAAACCACTGCGG CGGTATCTGACCTCCGAGGCAGAGGAACACCACCAGCTCTTCGATCTGATTGAAAGCATGCTAGAGTATGAACCTGCTAAGCGGCTGACCTTGGGTGAAGCccttcagcatcctttcttcgcCCGCCttcgggctgagccacccaacacCAAGTTGTGGGACTCCAGTCGGGATATCAGTCGGTGA
- the SCAMP3 gene encoding secretory carrier-associated membrane protein 3 isoform X2 produces the protein MAQSRDGGNPFAGPGELDNPFQDPAVIQHRPSPQYATLDVYNPFETREPPPAYEPPAAAPLPPASAPSLQSSRKLSPTEPKNYGSYGTQASAAAATAELLKKQEELNRKAEELDRRERELQHAALGGAAARQNNWPPLPSFCPVQPCFFQDISMEIPQEFQKTVSTMYYLWMCSTLALLLNFLACLASFCVETSNGSGFGLSILWALLFTPCSFVCWYRPMYKAFRSDSSFNFFVFFFIFFVQDVLFVLQAIGIPGWGFSGWISALVVLKANPAVAVLMLLVALFFTGIAVLGIVMLKRVRGCLLHTPTQRPSAVPRLLLRLFK, from the exons ATGGCTCAGAGCAGAGACGGCGGAAACCCCTTCGCCGGCCCCGGCGAGCTTGACAACCCCTTTCAG GACCCAGCGGTGATCCAGCACCGACCCAGCCCGCAGTATGCCACCCTTGACGTCTACAACCCTTTTGAGACCCGGGAG CCCCCACCAGCGTATGAGCCTCCGGCCGCGGCCCCGTTGCCTCCCGCCTCGGCTCCCTCGTTGCAGTCCTCCAGAAAGCTCAGCCCTACAGAACCCAAAAACTATGGTTCCTACGGCACCCAG GCCTCAGCTGCAGCAGCCACAGCCGAGCTGCTAAAGAAGCAGGAGGAGCTGAACCGGAAGGCCGAGGAGTTGGATCGGAGGGAGCGGGAGTTGCAGCACGCCGCCCTGGGGGGCGCAGCCG CTCGACAGAACAACTGGCCCCCTCTACCTTCTTTTTGCCCAGTCCAGCCCTGCTTTTTCCAGGACATCTCCATGGAGATCCCCCAAGAATTTCAGAAGACCGTATCCACCATGTACTACCTCTGGATGT GCAGCACGCTGGCTcttcttctgaattttcttgCCTGCCTGGCCAGCTTCTGCGTGGAGACCAGCAATGGCTCGGGCTTCGGGCTCTCTATCCTCTGGGCCCTCCTTTTCACACCCTGCTCCTTTGTGTGCTGGTACCGGCCCATGTATAAGGCCTTCCG GAGCGACAGTTCATTCAATTTCTtcgttttcttcttcattttcttcgtCCAGGATGTGCTCTTTGTCCTGCAGGCCATTGGCATCCCAGGTTGGGGGTTCAG TGGCTGGATCTCCGCGCTGGTGGTGCTGAAGGCCAACCCGGCGGTGGCCGTGCTCATGCTGCTGGTCGCCCTGTTCTTCACTGGCATCGCTGTACTGGGGATTGTGATGCTGAAGCGGGTGAGAGGCTGT CTCTTACACACCCCAACCCAGCGTCCCTCTGCTGTGCCAAGGCTGTTGCTTcggttatttaaataa
- the CLK2 gene encoding dual specificity protein kinase CLK2 isoform X4 codes for MPHPRRYHSSERGSRGSYHEHYRSRKHKRRRSRSWSSSSDRTRRRRREDSYHVRSRSYDDRSSDRRVYDRRYCGSYRRNDYSRDRGEACYDPDYRHSYEYRREDSSYRSQRSSRRKHRRRRRRSRTFSRSSSHSSRRAKSVEDDAEGHLIYHVGDWLQERYEIVSTLGEGTFGRVVQCVDHRRGGARVALKIIKNVEKYKEAARLEINVLEKINEKDPDNKNLCVQMFDWFDYHGHMCISFELLGLSTFDFLKDNNYLPYPIHQVRHMAFQLCQAVKFLHDNKLTHTDLKPENILFVNSDYELTYNLEKKRDERSVKSTAVRVVDFGSATFDHEHHSTIVSTRHYRAPEVILELGWSQPCDVWSIGCIIFEYYVGFTLFQTHDNREHLAMMERILGPIPSRMIRKTRKQKYFYRGRLDWDENTSAGRYVRENCKPLRRYLTSEAEEHHQLFDLIESMLEYEPAKRLTLGEALQHPFFARLRAEPPNTKLWDSSRDISR; via the exons atGCCTCATCCCCGAAGGTACCATTCCTCAGAGCGAGGCAGCCGGGGGAGTTACCACGAACACTATCGGAGCCGGAAGCATAAGAGACGAAGAAGCCGCTCCTGGTCAAGTAGCAGTGACCGGACCCGGCGGCGCCGGCGGGAAGACAGCTACCACGTCCGTTCCCGGAG CTACGATGACCGTTCATCGGACCGGCGGGTGTACGACCGGCGATACTGTGGCAGCTATAGGCGCAACGATTACAGCCGGGACCGGGGAGAAGCGTGCTACGACCCGGACTACCGGCACTCCTATGAGTACCGTCGGGAGGACAGCAGTTACCGCAGCCAGCGCAGCAGCCGGAGGAAGCACaggcggcggaggcggcgcagCCGGACGTTCAGCCGCTCGTCTTCG CACAGCAGCCGGAGAGCCAAGAGTGTAGAGGACGACGCTGAGGGCCACCTCATCTACCACGTCGGGGACTGGCTACAAGAGCGAT ATGAAATTGTCAGCACGTTGGGAGAGGGGACCTTCGGCCGGGTTGTCCAGTGTGTCGACCATCGCAG GGGTGGGGCTCGAGTCGCCCTGAAGATCATTAAGAACGTGGAAAAGTATAAGGAAGCAGCTCGACTTGAAATCAACGTCCTGGAGAAGATCAACGAGAAGGACCCTGACAATAAGAA CCTCTGTGTCCAGATGTTTGACTGGTTTGACTACCATGGCCACATGTGTATCTCCTTTGAGCTCCTGGGCCTTAGCACCTTCGATTTCCTCAAAGACAACAACTACCTGCCCTACCCCATCCACCAAGTGCGCCACATGGCCTTCCAGCTGTGCCAGGCCGTCAAGT TCCTCCATGATAACAAGCTGACACATACGGACCTCAAGCCTGAAAATATTCTGTTTGTGAATTCAGACTATGAACTCACCTACAACCTAGAGAAG AAACGAGATGAACGCAGCGTGAAGAGCACAGCTGTGCGGGTGGTGGACTTTGGTAGTGCCACCTTTGACCATGAACACCACAGTACCATCGTCTCCACTCGCCATTACCGAGCACCAGAGGTCATCCTCG AGTTGGGCTGGTCACAGCCTTGTGATGTGTGGAGCATAGGCTGCATCATCTTCGAGTACTATGTTGGCTTCACCCTGTTCCAG ACGCACGACAACAGAGAGCATCTAGCCATGATGGAAAGGATCTTGGGTCCTATCCCTTCCCGGATGATCCGGAAGACGAG GAAGCAGAAATACTTCTATCGGGGCCGCCTGGATTGGGATGAGAACACATCAGCAGGGCGCTACGTGCGAGAAAACTGCAAACCACTGCGG CGGTATCTGACCTCCGAGGCAGAGGAACACCACCAGCTCTTCGATCTGATTGAAAGCATGCTAGAGTATGAACCTGCTAAGCGGCTGACCTTGGGTGAAGCccttcagcatcctttcttcgcCCGCCttcgggctgagccacccaacacCAAGTTGTGGGACTCCAGTCGGGATATCAGTCGGTGA
- the CLK2 gene encoding dual specificity protein kinase CLK2 isoform X2 yields MPHPRRYHSSERGSRGSYHEHYRSRKHKRRRSRSWSSSSDRTRRRRREDSYHVRSRSSYDDRSSDRRVYDRRYCGSYRRNDYSRDRGEACYDPDYRHSYEYRREDSSYRSQRSSRRKHRRRRRRSRTFSRSSSHSSRRAKSVEDDAEGHLIYHVGDWLQERYEIVSTLGEGTFGRVVQCVDHRRGGARVALKIIKNVEKYKEAARLEINVLEKINEKDPDNKNLCVQMFDWFDYHGHMCISFELLGLSTFDFLKDNNYLPYPIHQVRHMAFQLCQAVKFLHDNKLTHTDLKPENILFVNSDYELTYNLEKKRDERSVKSTAVRVVDFGSATFDHEHHSTIVSTRHYRAPEVILELGWSQPCDVWSIGCIIFEYYVGFTLFQTHDNREHLAMMERILGPIPSRMIRKTRKQKYFYRGRLDWDENTSAGRYVRENCKPLRRYLTSEAEEHHQLFDLIESMLEYEPAKRLTLGEALQHPFFARLRAEPPNTKLWDSSRDISR; encoded by the exons atGCCTCATCCCCGAAGGTACCATTCCTCAGAGCGAGGCAGCCGGGGGAGTTACCACGAACACTATCGGAGCCGGAAGCATAAGAGACGAAGAAGCCGCTCCTGGTCAAGTAGCAGTGACCGGACCCGGCGGCGCCGGCGGGAAGACAGCTACCACGTCCGTTCCCGGAG CAGCTACGATGACCGTTCATCGGACCGGCGGGTGTACGACCGGCGATACTGTGGCAGCTATAGGCGCAACGATTACAGCCGGGACCGGGGAGAAGCGTGCTACGACCCGGACTACCGGCACTCCTATGAGTACCGTCGGGAGGACAGCAGTTACCGCAGCCAGCGCAGCAGCCGGAGGAAGCACaggcggcggaggcggcgcagCCGGACGTTCAGCCGCTCGTCTTCG CACAGCAGCCGGAGAGCCAAGAGTGTAGAGGACGACGCTGAGGGCCACCTCATCTACCACGTCGGGGACTGGCTACAAGAGCGAT ATGAAATTGTCAGCACGTTGGGAGAGGGGACCTTCGGCCGGGTTGTCCAGTGTGTCGACCATCGCAG GGGTGGGGCTCGAGTCGCCCTGAAGATCATTAAGAACGTGGAAAAGTATAAGGAAGCAGCTCGACTTGAAATCAACGTCCTGGAGAAGATCAACGAGAAGGACCCTGACAATAAGAA CCTCTGTGTCCAGATGTTTGACTGGTTTGACTACCATGGCCACATGTGTATCTCCTTTGAGCTCCTGGGCCTTAGCACCTTCGATTTCCTCAAAGACAACAACTACCTGCCCTACCCCATCCACCAAGTGCGCCACATGGCCTTCCAGCTGTGCCAGGCCGTCAAGT TCCTCCATGATAACAAGCTGACACATACGGACCTCAAGCCTGAAAATATTCTGTTTGTGAATTCAGACTATGAACTCACCTACAACCTAGAGAAG AAACGAGATGAACGCAGCGTGAAGAGCACAGCTGTGCGGGTGGTGGACTTTGGTAGTGCCACCTTTGACCATGAACACCACAGTACCATCGTCTCCACTCGCCATTACCGAGCACCAGAGGTCATCCTCG AGTTGGGCTGGTCACAGCCTTGTGATGTGTGGAGCATAGGCTGCATCATCTTCGAGTACTATGTTGGCTTCACCCTGTTCCAG ACGCACGACAACAGAGAGCATCTAGCCATGATGGAAAGGATCTTGGGTCCTATCCCTTCCCGGATGATCCGGAAGACGAG GAAGCAGAAATACTTCTATCGGGGCCGCCTGGATTGGGATGAGAACACATCAGCAGGGCGCTACGTGCGAGAAAACTGCAAACCACTGCGG CGGTATCTGACCTCCGAGGCAGAGGAACACCACCAGCTCTTCGATCTGATTGAAAGCATGCTAGAGTATGAACCTGCTAAGCGGCTGACCTTGGGTGAAGCccttcagcatcctttcttcgcCCGCCttcgggctgagccacccaacacCAAGTTGTGGGACTCCAGTCGGGATATCAGTCGGTGA